GAATTTGCGCATAAACTTATTATATGATCTTTGTGTTCTGTGCGACATCTTACTGGCGAATTGCACACGTTTTAAAATTAGTTGTAATGATTAATGTATGAGAGACTCCTCCCAGACAAAAACGAGGTATGCAACTGTGACGTTGAAACATTTCCCTTACGCTGAAAATGCCCCAACCCTCGTTGCTTATGACCCCGGTACAAAAGGAAAGAAGTGCAGTCGGTACCCTGTCGGCTTTCCGTTTATCTTCGGAGCAACTAACGAATGAATTGTTGTCGATTTTTCCCTGGGCCAAGCGTAGTGCGCGGCTTTGACAAGAATTAAACGAATGTGTTGAAACGCAAGCGGTCGAGCTGGTAACCGAAGTAAAGGGCGTCGGAAAAATCACGGTGGATCGGATGTCACTAGTGGAAGATGTCGCTCGTTTCTTCGGCAGGCTGACGCGCGGCCGTGTTGTTTCGtccaccccccctcccgcccTCTGTGATGCTGGAGCCCAACACCGTCGGTAACTCCCCACCAGTGAGTCACGCTGCCGTGTCTAGCGCCCCGTTCGATTCGCCTGCCGCGGGGCACTTCGTACAAAGGCAGCTTGAAGGAAGTCTCCGTTTTCGGAAATCATTTGCCATACGCTGCGTCTTCGGTCTTGTGACAAAGGTGGACAGCTCTCCAAACCATGGATGACTGGCGGCTAGGGCACTGAAAGGAGCGGGCAGTCCCCCTTCGCGGTAGTCTTTTGGCACAACGCTACCCCTACCCGCCGGGACGAGGAGGACCGGAGCTGGGCGGGGCTCTCAGCTGGGAGGCAGCCACGCGGCCAGGAAGTCCCAGTGCTTCCAGAGCAGGACGAGCAGCAGCGCCGCCAGCACGGTGGCGGCCATGCGTTCGCGGGTCTTCATCAGCGGCGTGATGAAGTTGGCCAGCGTGGACACGAATACTAGCAGCACGGCCATGATGGCCAGGATGACGTTGATGAGCTTGCCCAGCAGAGCCCGCGCGTTGGCAttctccaccccctccagctgcaccacctgctgctgctgctgctggagctcgAGCTTGGTGATCCTCGTCAGGCATGACTCGACCGCCTCCTACGCAACAGATACACACCGACACAAATGCACGCAAAGTCAAACGCGAGTCCGCTCGCTCCAGAAATGCGGATGAACTCGCAGGATCGTCGTTCCGCTTGCTGCGTTGCCCCTTTAAGAACGTCATGCAAAGCTGTCTGCGTTAAGTAAATTATGAACTAATGATGAGAACTGAAATCAGCAAAATCGGTAGGAACAAAACATCAGTTCACCTAtttgacaaaaagaaaactgggCTGCGATGATAAACGTTTTGAATTTCTTACACGCAACCTCATTTGTTGCCCCTCGCTCAATGCAACTTTTCCTCTCCAGGTGGCCCCTGTCCCCTACCTGTATGTCTCTGGCTCTCTCATATGACTGGTAGGCCACCTTCTCCTCCATGCTGGCCAGCTCCTGCTTCAGGTTGGTCATTTCATTCTGGTGCAATTCCGTCAGGTCGTTGAGCTGCTCCTCTAGGCGCTCGTACCTGTAGGGGAAGCAACGGCTCACCAACACTCGTCTCGCAGGTAATGGGAGGTAGGACGGCCCATGCTTGTGGACGCGCCCACACAACATCCTCTACCGATTTGCACCTGTATCTCTCCTCTTGGAGGCACTGCGTCATGTAGGAGTAGTCGCTCTGTAGCTGCGTCTTCATGTCCTCCAGAGCGTCCTCCAGGTGTGCCTGGCTGGCCTTGATTTCGCCCAGTTCTTCTAGCAGGCCGTCCCAAGAGCTGTGTATATGGTGATGGTGGTGGCCATCAACTGCGCTGGCCTTAGGGCTTCCTCCACCGGGACCCAGGCCAGCCATTCCGCCTGGCCCAGAGTTGCTGCCACCAGCGGAGCCGGAGGTGGCGCTGGAACACTCGTCGTCGCTGCCGTACTTTGGGCTGGACACCAGCGTGGCGCTGCCGCTGAGGGCGCGAGGCGAGTCTTCGGCCCGTGGATCTTCTAGCGTGTCCTTCAGCTGGGCGATGTTGTCCGCGCTCCCGAACCTGTTGCGGATCAGGCTGGCAAACTCCCGGGGCTTGGAGACCACGGCTGCGTGGGAGAGGGCCGACACACCCCCCTTGACCCCTTCTACCACGCCCCCACCAAAGCCGGTGATTCCTGCTCGGACGTTGGCCCCGACATCCTTCAGGCCCTGCTGCATGTCCCGCAGGACATCCTTGGGCTGTCGGGAGGGTCCATTCTAAAAGGGGTGATGGAGGAAGTTAAGGTAGAGACAGGGACCAACAAATGAAATTGTGATTTAGAAGCTTAGCAACAAATTACTACCTGGGGGAGAGGAAATCTGTGGATTTACATTatattccttcatttatttgatgcttttctccagcgacTTACAACAATAAGCTACTTTCGTTTAAatccccatttacacagctgggtaattttacttgagcaatttagggtaagtacgttgctcaagggtactacagcgagaggtgggattcaaacctgcaacctttgggtttaaaggcagcagttctaaccactacactaccagttccCCCTCTATTGTCAGTCtaatatgtgtatttattaatataatataattaaatattttttattgacataatattcatttattataggtttattttacatattataaAGATTTATTCCAGCGATCGTAATAGGTCGTGAATATTGCTCACTTACACCAAAAGGAAACCCTGTGTTCCTtgtgaataaaagtaattctTCATCCAGGCCAGCTAACTGCTGAGAATCCGGTTTCCCTACCTGCTCGATCTCCTTCAGCTTCCTGTGGTTGTGCTCAAGTTTCTTGTGCAGGTGAGCGATGGTCTGCGCCGACTTCTGGTTCTTTTTCTCGAAGACCTGCTTTATACGGGCGGCCTGTTGCTTGTCGGCGTTGTGGGCCAGCTTTAGGTATTCGGCCACGTTCTCATCGCGCGCCTCCTGCTCTACGCGGATCTGCTCTGTGATCTTCAGGATCTTCTGCTGCAGGTGCTCGATGGCAGCCCGTGCGCGCTGAGGGTCGGGGCCCTCGGGAGTCTCCAAGCTCACGTTGCTGTCGGAACCGCCATGGCCGGCAGCAGCCGGCAGCCCCAGAGTGCTCGCCTCGCCCTTATCCAgctgggtggggtgggatgaGGGTCGTCGGTGGTAGAGAAAAGGGTGCGACGTGAGATCAATGGCCAGCGGAAACATACAGCCTACGCTACAGTACCTTCTGAAGACTCACTGTGAGGAGCAGGGACACCTCGTCGAATATTAAACGAAGGTATTTTTAGTTGCGTAAAGCTGTGAAATGGGGCATTTCGGGACATGCCGAAAATGGGCCGTTTAAAATTTGCCTTCGGATATTAAAAAAAGGGCCAGGTTGTCCCTCGCGGAAACGCGGTCCTTTTCCTTCGCGCAGCGGAACTGATATTTCCACACCCGACCGCATGCAGGGGATCCGGCGTGCAGAACACCTCGGCCTCCGCTTTTACCCTGTTTACATGCCTAACGGTCACTTATTACGTGTTTGTAAAAGATAGGCAATTCtcgtaaatattttaaactgcatATTGGTATCGTTGCGTGAAAGACGTAATGAGGTTTCCCCGCGCTGCTTAAGCTCGCTCTTTCAGCCAGAGCCTGTCAAGACCGATGAGATCTCGCGAAGCCATGACTGCGTTCGTTCTCAGCTCCGTCCCCGGCTCAACCCTCCAAGGGATTTTTTGCTGCTGCCGCATTTCGTGTTTCTGCTGCCAGCGGCGTCCTGACTGGACGCTCCCGCTCAGGACTTCAGTCCCTTCGATTTGGGCCCAAGAGCACTGATGTCTCGCCGTTCTAATTTCTTAAGACGCCGCTCTTCGTTCGCCGTAAAGATCTCGCTCCGCATGCCATCTGAATCCTCAcacctttcatttacattcactcatttagcagatgcttttctccgaagcgacatacatttcgtaaaaaaaaaacgacGTCTGCGTTGCATCCGCAGAAAGAGACGTAAGACGCGCGATTCTTAAGTGCGgttgctttgtttctttctgccatacgaaccaatgttcatcacacgagtagctgcctgaaggtttatccgttgttcGACGGTTATGATCGCAAAGTTATGGAGCATCAACCTTTACACGTTACGTGAACTTAAGTGAGAAgcgagtccggaagaggtgagttttaagaccctttttagaTGTGGACGgagattcggcagttctgagtgacagggggaggtcgttccgccacatcggagccagaatcACGCTTTTTGCTTTTGGGCCtttcgtacgtgggaccaccgagcgggcagagctggaggagcgtaGCGGTCTGCTTCGGGTGTAGCCCCAACCACCAAGCTGAATACATATAGCACAGCTAGAAGAGACTTAATGAGGTGCCGGTGAATATAGGCATCCCAACGATACATCCATAGATCATCATCCCCATAAATCCAGCAGTTTTTATGGCAGCCGTATTGAATTGGCAACCAGTGAAACGCAACTTGCGAAACAAACAAAAGACCATGATTACCGGACGCTGCCGAAAAACGCGGAGGTCATGCATTTAGATGAATACTTGTCGCAAAGCCAGTACCGATTTGCCAGGTGCCTTCatattttgttgaaatttaCTCTAGTCATCAAATCGATGAGCATCAACCAACGTTGAGTGAAACAGAAGTGCTTtgcacataaatgtaatgtctgaAAGCAATGGCTGCCAAAAGTGACTAATGTGGACATTATTCACGGCGGTTACCGTGCGCATTTAATCAAAAGAGCTTCAGAAACGGAACAACTGCCAGGTTTTTGGGATATTATTGAGCTGCAGGAAAATTAGTATAATCAGTTCATCGTGATCATTGAACGCTTTCATTTATACTCTCGTTGCCGTAGACCGTTTTGAAAGGCGCCATTGACTGCATTCATAGATTCATTCATGCATCCATTactaataactgcttgtcttgttCAGGGCAGGGTTTGTGTGGtacggagcctatcccagaagcacgggACATGAGACGATGTCAACCATGGGTCTCAAACTGCCGGCCCACGTGATGCTGTAACGCAGCCCTCATTACGTTGGATGATGTCATTGAGCAACAATGCATCCTCACATATATGCAAAATGCCAAGGCGAACAAAGAGATGCATGTGTGCTAACTGTCTATGGATTTGGTTTGATGCACAAAATTCACTATGTGAAAGAAAACGGCTTGAAATTGgcctttaataataaaattctgTTTCGCTGTTACCTTACTGGTGAGTAGGGGGTCTGTGTTGGTCGCCACACCGAGCATCAGTGGTCGGCCCTCTTAGATTTTCAGTACGAGACCCCTGGGGTAAACCCTGGCCAGGATGGCAGACTATCATACTGcgatcactcacacacacgtacacacacacacagagcgggcAGTATAAAGTCACTGGTTTCGCCGGAAGAGATATCTTTGTACTGACGGTGGAAGCAGGAACACCCAGAGGAAGGCAAATTGATTTCTctgaaatataatttcattgaaGCCACTCAAATGGGGCAGCCAAATAGCTTACAGGAaagaaacatattaaaaataatatatgaaGATGTCAAAACTTGACATCATAATAAACATTCACATCATGATAAACAAGAGAATATTAACAAAATGACAGAACGATCCTTAGAAGAACAAGCTGAACAATATCCAATAAGAGTAATAGAACAAGACATATGTGTAATCTAATATGCTCATTACTAAAAAGGATCAAGGCTTGTCAGTGTCCACCCATAATGTCCATCTGGTTGAATCCATCTATCTGTCTCTGTCCGTCCTTCCTTCCGTCCACCTgcccatctatctatccatccatccatctgtccatccatccatctgtctgtccgtccgtccttCCTTCCGTCCAcctgcccatccatccatctgtccgtccttccgtccatctatccatccacccatctatcTACCCATCTatctgtctgtccgtctgtcctTCCGTCCACATgcccatctatctatctatctatctatccgtCCGTCCTTTCGTCCACCTgcccatctatctatctatctatctatccatctgtccgtccatctatccatccacccatctatcTACCCATCtatctgtccgtccgtccgtccatccatccatccatctgtccgtcctTCCGTCCGtctatccatccacccatctatctacctatctgtctgtctgtccgtccgtctaTCTGTCCGTCCTTCCTTCCGTCCACCTgcccatctatctatccatccatccatccatccatccatctgtccgtccttctgtccatctatccatccacccatctatctatctgtccgtccgtccgtccgtccatccatccatccatctgtccatccttCCGTCCGtctatccatccacccatctatctgtctgtccgtccgtccatctatccatccacccatctatctgtctgtccgtctgtcctTCCATCCACCTgcccatctatctatctatctatctatccatccttCCGTCCTTCCGTCCAACCTgcccatctatctatctatctatctatctatctatctatctatatcatctgcctgtctgtcagtctTACAATTACTGTGTGTGACACTGCACAAGCACTCCAAGCTTGTGGTTTCTGCGACGTTTGTTGCAAAAGGTATCATACGCAGTTATACAATGTGTTACGGAGACTCTGATTGACCGCTTCTCATCACATGAGAGTGACCAACTGAAGCGATGGGCGCCAAAATCATCCCTGTACACTTGAAAGACACAGCGTCtctgctgcattgttttttttttttttttccccagaaaccTTTTCTTCGGCATAAGGGGATAATACAAAATGAGTTGGACGAGATGTACAACCggtcagtaaataaataaaacgtaATGCAGCTGATGTCCCATGTGACAAACAACACGAGTTTGATTTCAGTCATTACCAGCCATCATTCCAAACACACCACATTCCTTAAATGTAAATCTTGTAAAAATCTGCTGAGGGAACGTATGATGTTTTGCTCTCGTACGAATATGAATCAACccaaaatgggggggggggggggaaacaccaGTCCATGCAGCAACTGAAAGGATGTCACCTGGCATTCGATATCACCTTGTCCGAGTACCCCCGGTGTGCGCTGATCGCAcgagtaattaataaaatacaggaAAGAACTGTTCGCACCAGTAGGGTGTCGTCCTTTAAAAGCAAGAATCCAGCCCTCCCAGCAACACGTGAAGGGTTTACTGCGGTCACGCTTGGCCCAGCCCAGCAAAACGGGAACCGGAGGTCCAAGCAGCCTCGGTCTTGAGAAACACACCCTGTAAGGGGCGGCGGAGCCCCGTCGGCTTGCCGTCGCAAGACCACCGGGATCTGCGGAATCGCCAAGGAGGCAGCGATAGACATCCTGAGTCGTTCGTGCTTCCAGCAAATTCTAGGGACTTGCGAAGCCCTGCGGACTCAGACACCGTGGCGGACGGACGGGGCCGGTCTTAGGACCGTGACCCAGTTTCCGTCTCCTCTACAACGGCAGAGCTTTCGCTCTTCGGGAGCTACTTCTCACGACGAGATGAGCTCCTTAGCAGGGCGTTTTGTTCGGGACGCCGACTGACCGGAGACGGGAGCAGCAGGAAGGCGACGATGGCGATGGCCATGGCGATGGCGTCGCGGGACTAATTGAAGAAACAAAGTGCTCCGGGCGGCCCCCCTGCAGGGACtctcattcattaatttagccgCCGCCCCCTTCGTCAAAACAAAGAACATTTCATGCAGCATCAGCGGAGCGTGTGAAGGGCTCACTGAGGGGGAAAGAACGTGAAAACCCGACCAGAACGGGGGGCGCTGACGGCACCGAATGGCATTCAGCAGTCAGCGGCGCGTGGAGGCGCCGCTCCAGATGGTTCCCGAACGCAGGCTCGGCGGCTTGCCGCGCGCTCGGCCCGAAACGCGGACGGGTTCTGAAACGGGAGAAGCGCCGGCGGCTCGACGTCAGTCAGGGAACAATCAGAGAACGTTACCATACTGTTTAGTCCTGGACTGCCACGGCTCTCGGAGCTCTGTCTGCGGGGCCCATCTTGGCATCTCCCACGATCAGAAGAGCGCTCCCTCGCCTCGAGCGATGCTCCTGTCCGTCCGTCTGCTCTTCATGTGCGCTTGTTTACGGGAAACACGCCAGCAGTGGCGTTGTCTGCAGGCAGCTCCCGCTACTGCTTCctctccctgcctccctcctcctctcgcTCCCTCTGTACGATGACCTGATCCTTCACATCAGCATTCTGTTTTGAAGCGCAGAGGGTGTGTGTcggtgcggtgtgtgtgtggacgggggaggggggtgctggCTGCCAGCGAGGCCTCTTGCGCATGTGTGTAGGTGCGCAGCTCAGCCGCTTCTATAAATGTGCAgctgggaaggggggggttgaGCGTATGGGACCACCTCAGCTCCTGCTTCTTCTCACGTGGCCGCACGAGAACTCGGGAGCGGGGATACGAGCGTGCGCGTGCGTACGTCCAGTCGAGCAGCGAGAGAATGATGACTCCGGAATCTGTCCGCACACATTTCCACTCTCATTTTTCACGGCCGACAGCTGATGCGGGAGAAGCTGACGCGGCTGAACCTTCCCAAATCGGCGTTGAGGCAAAGCCCTGCTATTCCAGCGTACTACACCGGCGCCTCTCTCCATCTGCCTTCTCCTTGGGACACCGTGACATTTCCAGAACATAGCAGTAggtgcggggggagggggacaacCCCAGAGAAGAGcggaaaggggggagggggtctgaAGATCAGAGGAGCTGCGGGAGGCGATGAAGGCACGGAGAAAACGATATTCACCAAGAGAAGGTGTATGGTCATCTCTCCCTGAGGAGCACCTCATGTGACTGAGCATTTGAGGGTGTTCACAGaataggaaggaaaaaaagcagagtTGAGACCAAATGGTACAAACAGTATTCCGGGCGCTGGAAATGTCAGCGTGGAGCCCTGGGTGCTTCGGGTGGGACGCTTCAGAGGTTCACCCTCCCATTGAAGCCCATCGCCCAGCCACCCGTCCATCTAAGGCCACATCTGCTCACTGTCCCCTACCCCTTTGTTAGAGTTTCTTTGCTGACACCGGCCATGTGCCCTTCAGTCAGTCTCTTCCTCCACTCCATCTCCATTGTGTACTCGAGCAACACAAACTAGGACACAAAGAAAATTTCATGTACTTTCTGTCTCTGCCCATCATAATAAGTTAAATGTCGCTATGCCAACATAACAAAGAAAATGCGTTGTCTTATTAAATGCctcattatttataaaaaactACAGGGGGCAGCATGGGATGTAGTGGTTTGAGCGGCTGCTTACGGActtgaattactgcagtaaaaatgatccagctgtaggaatggaaaaatcagtgtaaatagc
Above is a genomic segment from Scleropages formosus chromosome 2, fSclFor1.1, whole genome shotgun sequence containing:
- the tmcc2 gene encoding transmembrane and coiled-coil domains protein 2 isoform X1 yields the protein MFPLAIDLTSHPFLYHRRPSSHPTQLDKGEASTLGLPAAAGHGGSDSNVSLETPEGPDPQRARAAIEHLQQKILKITEQIRVEQEARDENVAEYLKLAHNADKQQAARIKQVFEKKNQKSAQTIAHLHKKLEHNHRKLKEIEQNGPSRQPKDVLRDMQQGLKDVGANVRAGITGFGGGVVEGVKGGVSALSHAAVVSKPREFASLIRNRFGSADNIAQLKDTLEDPRAEDSPRALSGSATLVSSPKYGSDDECSSATSGSAGGSNSGPGGMAGLGPGGGSPKASAVDGHHHHHIHSSWDGLLEELGEIKASQAHLEDALEDMKTQLQSDYSYMTQCLQEERYRYERLEEQLNDLTELHQNEMTNLKQELASMEEKVAYQSYERARDIQEAVESCLTRITKLELQQQQQQVVQLEGVENANARALLGKLINVILAIMAVLLVFVSTLANFITPLMKTRERMAATVLAALLLVLLWKHWDFLAAWLPPS
- the tmcc2 gene encoding transmembrane and coiled-coil domains protein 2 isoform X2, giving the protein MLDKGEASTLGLPAAAGHGGSDSNVSLETPEGPDPQRARAAIEHLQQKILKITEQIRVEQEARDENVAEYLKLAHNADKQQAARIKQVFEKKNQKSAQTIAHLHKKLEHNHRKLKEIEQNGPSRQPKDVLRDMQQGLKDVGANVRAGITGFGGGVVEGVKGGVSALSHAAVVSKPREFASLIRNRFGSADNIAQLKDTLEDPRAEDSPRALSGSATLVSSPKYGSDDECSSATSGSAGGSNSGPGGMAGLGPGGGSPKASAVDGHHHHHIHSSWDGLLEELGEIKASQAHLEDALEDMKTQLQSDYSYMTQCLQEERYRYERLEEQLNDLTELHQNEMTNLKQELASMEEKVAYQSYERARDIQEAVESCLTRITKLELQQQQQQVVQLEGVENANARALLGKLINVILAIMAVLLVFVSTLANFITPLMKTRERMAATVLAALLLVLLWKHWDFLAAWLPPS